The Myxococcota bacterium sequence GCTCCTGCTTGCCCAGCACCAGCTTCTCGAAGTGCGCCACGGCCTGCGCGACCGAGAGCTTGCCCACGTCCGGCAGACTGACTGTGCCCACCAGCACCGAGCGCGCCTCGGGCCGCAGGCGCGCGCCCTGGCAGTCCTCGCACGAGGTGTTGCTCATGTACTCGCGCAGGCCCTCGCGCACCAGGTCCGACTCGCTCTCGCGGTAGCGCTTGTCGAGCAGCCCGATGACTCCCGACCACTGCCGGTCGAAGCTCCACTTGCGGCTGCGCCCGAAGCGGAAGGTCACTTTCTCGTCGGTGCCCGACAGGATCTGCGCGCGCGCCTCGGGCGCGAGCTTCTTCCAGGGCGTGTCGAGCGAGAAGCCATAGTGCCCCGACAGCGAGCGCAGCATCGAGTTGTAGTATCTCGACGCGTGGCCGCGGCCCTTGAAGGGCGCGATCGCGCCGTCGTTGAGCGACAGGTTCGGGTCGGGCACGAGCAGCTCGGGGTCGAAGAAGTCCTTGGTGCCCAGGCCGTCGCAGGCCGGGCACGCGCCCTGCGGGCTGTTGAACGAGAACAGCCGCGGGTTGATCTCGGGGAAGCTCGCGCCGCACTCCATGCAGGCCGCCAGCTCCGAGAACAGCACCTCTTCGCCGCCGGGGCCGATGTCGACCTTGGCGAAGCCCTGGCTGGCCTTGAGCGCCGTCTCGAGTGAGTCAGCCAGGCGCTGGGTCACGTCGGGCCGAATCACCAGCCGGTCGACGACCAGGTCGATGTCGTGCCGCTTCTTGCGGTCGAGCTCCGGCGCCTCGTCGAGCTGCCAGTCCTTGCCGTCGATGCGCACGCGCACGAAGCCCTGCTTCTGGAACTCGCGCAGCTCCTTGCGGTACTCGCCCTTGCGCCCGCGCACGACCGGCGAGAGCACCTGGATGCGCGTGCCCTCGGGCAGTGACTGCACGCGCTCGCACATCTGCTTCACGGTCTGCGCCTGGATCGGCTTGCCGCAATTCACGCAGTGCGGGATGCCGATGCGCGCGTACAAAAGGCGCAGGTAGTCGTAGATCTCGGTCACCGTGCCGACGGTGGAGCGCGGGTTGCGGCTCGTGGTCTTCTGCTCGATCGAGATCGCGGGCGAGAGACCCTCGATCGAGTCGACCTCGGGCTTCTTCATCTGGTCGAGGAACTGGCGCGCGTAGGCGGAGAGACTCTCGACGTAGCGGCGCTGGCCCTCGGCGTAGAGCGTGTCGAAGGCGAGCGACGACTTGCCCGAGCCCGAGAGCCCGGTGAAGCACACCAGCTTGTTGCGCGGAATGCGGACGTCGATCGATTTCAGGTTGTGCTCGGCGGCACCCCGAACGACGATGTCCGACGGCTCACTGCTCATCCGATTGTCTCCGTTCGCCTGCGGCTCACTGCGCGCGCCTGCCCTGTGATCGCATGGGCAGCCCTACCCATGCTCCGGCGCTTGCACGCCTCGCTCAGGGCGGCCTTCGCTCATCTCGCTTCCCCCCGCTCGTTGCGCGCGAGCTCGACCGCCAATCTTACCGCCTCGAGCAGCGAGGACGGGTCCGCTTTGCCCTTCCCCGCGATGTCGAAGGCGGTTCCGTGGTCCACGCTCGTGCGCACGAGCGGAAGACCAAGAGTCACGTTCACCGCCTGGCCGAAGGCGTGCGTCTTTAGAGGCGCGAGGCCCTGGTCGTGGTACATCGCGAGCACGGCGTCGAACTCGCCCGCGACGGCGCGGTGGAACAGGCTGTCGCCCGAGAACGGGCCGCGCGCGTCCACACCGCGCCCGCGCGCGTCGGCGAGCGCGGGCGCGATGATGCGCTCCTCCTCGTCGCCGAAGCGCCCGCCCTCGCCGGCGTGCGGGTTGAGACCGCAGACCGCGATGCGCGGCGCGCGCACGCGGAAGCGGCGCTCCAGGTCCGCGTGCATGATCTCCAGCACCGACACCAGCCCCGGGCGTGTGAGTCGGCCGGGCACCTCGCGCAGCGCGCAGTGGATCGTCGCCAACGCCACGCGCAGCCCGCGGCCCACGAGCAGCATCACGGCGCGCCCGCCGGCGATCTCCTCGAAGAGCTCCGTGTGGCCCGGATAGGCGAACCCGCCTGCGCCGATGATCTCCTTCGAGAGCGGCGCGGTGACCACGGCGTCGAGCTCGCGCGCCAGGCAATCGCGCGCGGCGGCCTGCACGGCGCCCACGATCCCGGCCGCGGCCTCGGGCCGCGGGTGGCCGGGCTCGACGGCGGCGCTCGCGAAGCGCCGGTGCGTGCCTTCCGGCAGCGCGCCGCCGGCACGAGTCACTGCGTCGAGGTCGCCGTACACGCGCAGCTCGAGCGGCTCGGCGGCGAACGCGCGCAAAGCGGCTGCCACCACCTCGGGACCGATCCCTGCGGGATCGCCGACGGTGATGCCGATGCGGGGACGGGGGGTGCGGGGGCGCTCGCTCAACGCAGCTCCGGTGCGACCACCTCGATATAGCGGGACTTGCGGACGTCGGCGATCCACTTCTCGAACGCGGGCATGGTCTGGCGCTCCATCAGCTCGGCGCGCAGCTTGTCGGAGACCTGCTCGTAGGGCACGTCGGCCGGGTCGAAGCGGTCGAGATACTGGAACAGGTTCTCGCCGTGCGTGGTCTCGATCACCCCGCTGACCTCGCCGGGCTTCAGGTTCTCGATCGCGGCCTTGATCTCGGGCGGCGCGTCGGACTCACGGAACACCGTGAGCCCGCCCTGCGACGCGGTCGGCGCGGCCGAATATTTGCGGGCGAGCGCGCTGAAGTCGCCGCTCTCCTTGGCCTTGTCCCGCAGCTGCTGGGTGAGCTCGCGCGCCTCCTGGCGCTGTGACTGGGGTGCGTCGGCCGGCACGGGAATCAGGATGTGGAGCACCCGGATGCGCACGCCCGGCTTGGCGTGGCCGTAGCGCTCGTCGTAGAGCTTCTTCACGTCGTCTTCGGTGACGTGCACCTTCCCCTGCACGGCTCCCTGCACGATCTTCATGCGCGTGATCTGCTGGCCGAGCTGGTTGCGGTAGGCCTTCTTGTCCAGGCCCTGCTGCGCCGCCGCCGCGTAGATGGCGTCGACGCTGACTCCCTCGTCCTGCGCGATGCCCTTCACCGACTCGTCGATGTCCTCCTCGCTCGCCGCCATGTTCTGCTTCTTGGCGATCTGGCCCACGAGCTTCTCGTCGATCAGGCTCTGCAGCGCCTGGTTGCGCAGCTGCATGGCGTCTTCCTGGGTCACCGACTCACCCTTGGCGCGCAGCTTGGACACGTAGGCCTGCCAGGCGTCGCGCACCTCGGACAGCAGCACCACCTCGTCGCCCACGATCGCGGCCACGCCGTCGGCGGTCTCCGCGCGCGCGGCGCCTGCCGCCAGCAGAAGGGCGATCAGCGCGGCACTCACTCGCCTCATCGCAGGCTCTCCAGCACGCGGTCGTTCACCTTGATCTCGGACTTCTTGCGCAGCTCGCGCACCCAGTCGCGCCGCAGGTCGTCGAGCGCGCGCTCGTTCAGCACCACCGCGATCTTGTCGTGCGCCTCTTCGAAGCTCGTCTCGTGCGGCGGCAGGCGCGCCTCGACCAGGAACAGGTGGAAGCCGTAGGGCGACTCGATCACGGGCGAGATCTTGCCAGGCTCGGTGTCGAACGCGCGGTCGAAGGCCTCGGGTAGCTCGCCCTTGGCGAACGGCGGCAGCTGGCCGCCGTCCTTGGCCTCGGGCGCGACGCTGTTGGCGCGCGCCAGCTCGGCGAAGTCGGCCCCGCCCTCGGCCTGTTGGCGCAGTGCCTCGGCCTTGGGCCGCTCCGTGACCACGATCTGCCGGATCTGCACGCGCGCGGGCGTCGCGTACTCGGCGTGGTGCTCCTCGTAGTAGGCGCGCAGGGCGCTGTCGGGCACACGCGCGCGCTGGCCGAGATCGGCCAGCGCCGTGCGCTCCACGATCATCTCGCGCCGCACCGCCTGGCGGTACTCGGGGTCGGGGTCCTTCCAGTCCTCGCCGTGGATCTCGCGCAGCCGCGCCTCGACCTCGGCCGGAGTCACGTCGATCCCGCGCTTCTTGGCGTAGTTCAGCACCACCTGATCCGAGACGAGCTTCTGCAGCACCTCCCCCGCCACGTCCTCGCGCTTCAGGTCGGGATTGTCGTCGACCCGCTCGTCGACCGCGCGCCGCAGCTCCTGGGCCGGGATCTTCTGGCCGTCGACCTCGGCCGCCCAGCCGTCGTCGCCCGAGCGCGACCCGCAGGCAGAGAGGATCAGGGCGGCGGCGAGCGCCGCGAGGATCTTCATGGCTGTCGGCGCTCCTCTGGCTGGGGCCGGGATTCGGGCACGAGAAGGTCCACGAGCGCAAGGCTCTCGGCCAGGGCATCCGCGGGGGTGCGGAGCTTCAGCCCGAGCCGCCGGTCCGGGTAGGCGCGCAGCTGGCTGCCCGGCTGCCCGAGCAGCTTCACGATCCGGCTCGGGTCGACCTGGGCGCGCTCGCCGATCTTGAGCGAGAGCTCGCGGCCCTTCACGTCGACCGACACCACGCCCAGGCGGCGGCAGCGGATCTTGAGCCGGATCACCTCGAGCAGGTTCTGCGCCTCGACGGGCAGCGGGCCGAAGCGGTCCAGCAGGTCGCCGCGCAGCGCGGCCAGCTCGTCGTCGTCGCGCGCGCCCGAGAGCTGCTTGTACAGCGCGAGCCGCTGACTCACTTCGGGCACGTACTTCTCGGGCAGCAGCGCCGCCTGCGGCAGGCGAATCTCGGGCTCGATCGCGTCGGCGTCCTCCTGGCCGCGCAGCCGCGCGATCGCCTGCTCGAGCATCTCCATGTAGAGGTCGTAGCCGACCGACGCGACGTGGCCGGACTGCTCGCCGCCGAGCAGATTGCCCGCGCCGCGGATCTCGAGATCCTCGGTCGCCAGCCGGAAGCCCGCGCCCAGCTCCGACAGGTCCTGGATCGCCTCGATGCGCCGCTGCGCCTCTTCGCTGACCTGGCCCGAGGGGGGCAAGAGCAGATAGGCATACGCGCGGCGGTTGCTGCGCCCCACGCGCCCGCGCAGCTGGTAGAGCTGCGCCAGCCCGAACATGTCGGCGCGGTGTACGAGGATGGTGTTGGCGTTGGGGATGTCGAGACCCGACTCGATGATCGCGGTGCACACCAGCACGTCGTGCTCGCGGTGCAGGAACGCGAGCATGGTCTTCTCGAGCGCGGGGCCCGACATCTGCCCGTGAGCCACCACCACGCGCGCCTGCGGCGCCACGCGCCGCACGTAGTCGGCGATCTCGCCGATCGTCTCGATGCGGTTGTGCACGAAGAACACCTGACCCCCGCGGTGCAGCTCGCGCTCGATGGCCTCGCGGATCAGCTCCTCACCCACCCGCGCCACCTGCGTGCGCACCGCGATGCGGTCCGGCGGCGGCGTCTGGAGCACCGACAGGTCGCGCATGCCCGAGAAAGCCATCTGCAAGGTGCGCGGGATCGGCGTCGCGGTGAGTGTCAGCACGTCGACGAGCTTGCGCATCTGCTTCAGGCGCTCCTTGTGCGCCACGCCGAAGCGGTGCTCCTCGTCGACGATCAAGAGACCCAGGTTGCGGAAGGCGACGTCCTTCGAGAGCAGGCGGTGCGTGCCGACGACCACGTCGATCTTGCCCGACGCCAGGCCCTCGCGAACCTCCTTCACGCGCTTGGGGGAAGTCACGCGCGAGAGCGAGGCGATCGTGATCGCGGTCTGTGCGAAGCGCTCGCGCAGGGTCTCGAAGTGCTGCTGGCACAGCACGGTCGTGGGCACGAGGAATGCGACCTGCTTGCCGCCGGCCGCGGCGAGATACGCGGCGCGGCACGCGACCTCGGTCTTGCCGAAGCCGACGTCGCCGCACACCAGCCGGTCCATGGGCCGCGCGCGCTGCATGTCCGACAGCACGTCGTCGGTGGCCTTGCGCTGGTCGGGTGTGTCTTCGAAACGGAAGCGCGCCTCGAACTCCTCGTAGGAGGCGTCGGGCGGGGGGAACGCGAAGCCCGGCAGCTGCTCGCGCGCCGCCACCACGGCCAGGAGCTCCTCGGCCATCTCGCGCACCGCGCGCTTCACGCGCGCCTTGGTCTTCACCCAGGTCTGGCCGCCCAGCCGGTCGAGCACGGGCGCGGCGTCGTCGGCCGCGCCGTAGCGCTGCACCTGGCCCAGCCGGGACACCGGCACGTAGAGCTTGTCGCCCTTGTCGTAGAGCAGGAGCAGGAACTCCTGCTCGCCGCCGAGC is a genomic window containing:
- the uvrA gene encoding excinuclease ABC subunit UvrA, with translation MSSEPSDIVVRGAAEHNLKSIDVRIPRNKLVCFTGLSGSGKSSLAFDTLYAEGQRRYVESLSAYARQFLDQMKKPEVDSIEGLSPAISIEQKTTSRNPRSTVGTVTEIYDYLRLLYARIGIPHCVNCGKPIQAQTVKQMCERVQSLPEGTRIQVLSPVVRGRKGEYRKELREFQKQGFVRVRIDGKDWQLDEAPELDRKKRHDIDLVVDRLVIRPDVTQRLADSLETALKASQGFAKVDIGPGGEEVLFSELAACMECGASFPEINPRLFSFNSPQGACPACDGLGTKDFFDPELLVPDPNLSLNDGAIAPFKGRGHASRYYNSMLRSLSGHYGFSLDTPWKKLAPEARAQILSGTDEKVTFRFGRSRKWSFDRQWSGVIGLLDKRYRESESDLVREGLREYMSNTSCEDCQGARLRPEARSVLVGTVSLPDVGKLSVAQAVAHFEKLVLGKQELAIAERLLREIRERLTFLCNVGLEYLTLERTAATLSGGESQRIRLATQVGSALAGVLYILDEPSIGLHARDNGRLLRTLVSLRDTGNTVIVVEHDEETIRAADWVVDLGPGAGRHGGEVVAEGTPA
- the pdxA gene encoding 4-hydroxythreonine-4-phosphate dehydrogenase PdxA, which codes for MSERPRTPRPRIGITVGDPAGIGPEVVAAALRAFAAEPLELRVYGDLDAVTRAGGALPEGTHRRFASAAVEPGHPRPEAAAGIVGAVQAAARDCLARELDAVVTAPLSKEIIGAGGFAYPGHTELFEEIAGGRAVMLLVGRGLRVALATIHCALREVPGRLTRPGLVSVLEIMHADLERRFRVRAPRIAVCGLNPHAGEGGRFGDEEERIIAPALADARGRGVDARGPFSGDSLFHRAVAGEFDAVLAMYHDQGLAPLKTHAFGQAVNVTLGLPLVRTSVDHGTAFDIAGKGKADPSSLLEAVRLAVELARNERGEAR
- a CDS encoding peptidylprolyl isomerase encodes the protein MRRVSAALIALLLAAGAARAETADGVAAIVGDEVVLLSEVRDAWQAYVSKLRAKGESVTQEDAMQLRNQALQSLIDEKLVGQIAKKQNMAASEEDIDESVKGIAQDEGVSVDAIYAAAAQQGLDKKAYRNQLGQQITRMKIVQGAVQGKVHVTEDDVKKLYDERYGHAKPGVRIRVLHILIPVPADAPQSQRQEARELTQQLRDKAKESGDFSALARKYSAAPTASQGGLTVFRESDAPPEIKAAIENLKPGEVSGVIETTHGENLFQYLDRFDPADVPYEQVSDKLRAELMERQTMPAFEKWIADVRKSRYIEVVAPELR
- a CDS encoding peptidyl-prolyl cis-trans isomerase, whose protein sequence is MKILAALAAALILSACGSRSGDDGWAAEVDGQKIPAQELRRAVDERVDDNPDLKREDVAGEVLQKLVSDQVVLNYAKKRGIDVTPAEVEARLREIHGEDWKDPDPEYRQAVRREMIVERTALADLGQRARVPDSALRAYYEEHHAEYATPARVQIRQIVVTERPKAEALRQQAEGGADFAELARANSVAPEAKDGGQLPPFAKGELPEAFDRAFDTEPGKISPVIESPYGFHLFLVEARLPPHETSFEEAHDKIAVVLNERALDDLRRDWVRELRKKSEIKVNDRVLESLR
- the mfd gene encoding transcription-repair coupling factor, whose amino-acid sequence is MKSQDLIERALSGARTLRIGRIRGSGGACLAARLRGAFPGPLLVISPTTTRAERFAAALRALAPGTDVRLFPRYDVPPYDRFSAHPEVEARRMSLLYAWLSAGPDTPLTVVSSWSALLRRTPSRSELRARVTHLERGLSVDRDALVDVLAQAGYHRTSLVEERGEVGARGGIVDLFPPQLERPVRIEFDFDAIGSIRTFDPATQRSLGELERVVAIPPRSYRLPSDRDSLIQEVRRMGREKRLPESQIYAVTEAFARRAMPPGVENLEALLHDEMETVFDYLPPATRIVVDDPDAGKARALSFIGEVFTGHEHAAAQDRVVCDPLALWVTDESAWKRVLQHRPVLLDPIGIVDPTADEEVVDARGADHRELRREIEEQRGSGRALEPLTQRLTAWTEGQRRVRLTTPTLAAAERLVDILRDYGLELPVHVPAPGQPPEWPAWPEPGAIDVAISPLADGFELPDDSLVVVTEQNVFGERVQRRVARVTRQSSAVERLAQIQEGDFLVHAEHGIGRFGGLTRISLLGGEQEFLLLLYDKGDKLYVPVSRLGQVQRYGAADDAAPVLDRLGGQTWVKTKARVKRAVREMAEELLAVVAAREQLPGFAFPPPDASYEEFEARFRFEDTPDQRKATDDVLSDMQRARPMDRLVCGDVGFGKTEVACRAAYLAAAGGKQVAFLVPTTVLCQQHFETLRERFAQTAITIASLSRVTSPKRVKEVREGLASGKIDVVVGTHRLLSKDVAFRNLGLLIVDEEHRFGVAHKERLKQMRKLVDVLTLTATPIPRTLQMAFSGMRDLSVLQTPPPDRIAVRTQVARVGEELIREAIERELHRGGQVFFVHNRIETIGEIADYVRRVAPQARVVVAHGQMSGPALEKTMLAFLHREHDVLVCTAIIESGLDIPNANTILVHRADMFGLAQLYQLRGRVGRSNRRAYAYLLLPPSGQVSEEAQRRIEAIQDLSELGAGFRLATEDLEIRGAGNLLGGEQSGHVASVGYDLYMEMLEQAIARLRGQEDADAIEPEIRLPQAALLPEKYVPEVSQRLALYKQLSGARDDDELAALRGDLLDRFGPLPVEAQNLLEVIRLKIRCRRLGVVSVDVKGRELSLKIGERAQVDPSRIVKLLGQPGSQLRAYPDRRLGLKLRTPADALAESLALVDLLVPESRPQPEERRQP